Within the Triticum dicoccoides isolate Atlit2015 ecotype Zavitan unplaced genomic scaffold, WEW_v2.0 scaffold111850, whole genome shotgun sequence genome, the region CGTTTCATCTTTTAATTGCTTGAATAGTTTAGTCAGCTTCCGGCCTGTTGGTTGTTGGCATCAAAGTGGTGCAATGAAGCATACGCTATTAATGAAACCCATTAAGCATCGCGTGAAGGGcggccaaccagctatgccacgTGGGGCAAGCTCGTTGGCCACGGTGAAAAACCTTTTGGGATATTATTTTTAGATGAAGGTGGGGaatttttttaatgtttttttaCTTAGGTGAAATACTTTTGGGATATTGTTTTTAGATGGCGGTGTGAATTTTTTAAAAAGTATTTTCCATTTTAGATGGAGGTGATGACCTCACAATTTTTTGTAAATGAAGGGCTACGCAAGCTGGCACTCCCTAGTCTACTGCGTTGGTGATTTGTTCCTTTTCTTTTTACTTatttttctagttggaagtaaagattttttaaaatatttttattgacAGAGTCGAGGACTCGACGTATTTTTTTAAGTGAAAACGTGCACACAACTTCGTCTCAAGCGGCGTCACAGAGAGGCGCCCAACCACTAGTTGAGTAGGATGAGTTGCACATTGCTGGCGTGAACATAGGGCACGTCATGATGCTGCCGAAGAAAGATGACGTGCGTCACTCAAGGAGTCGGGCTTCAGAGCAAAATTATTACTCCTAACAGCTAGTATCATTGCCAGTCAGTTGCACGAGCCGCGCTATATATAACATAGACCATTACTTGGTGATCACAAGCCAAAATGGAGAGTGCCAAGGTGCAGTTGAGTGCTATGCCAAGCAGCCTCCAAGCCCTTGGGCTCAACCTTCCACTCCACCGGTCCAAGAAAGCGAGCTATATACTGTCGTGCAAGGCCACCGATGGCCGCCGTGACGTGCTCCTCCGCCTTGCGGGCGGAGTTGCGACGGCGGGCCTATCCGAGCTCCGTGGCGCACTTGCGAAGCCCATCCAGTCCCCGGACTTTGGCAACTGCCAGCCGATCGATGATCCCGACAAGGTTCCCCAAGTAAAAGACACCAAGTGCTGCCCCCCCAAGTACGACGACAGAATCCCAATCCTCGACTTCAAGCTGCCCCCGCTCTCCTCGCCGCTCCGTGTTCGGCCAGCGGCCCACCTGGTAGACCGCAACTACCTGGCTAAGTATGAGAGAGCCGTGAAGCTCATGAAGGAGCTGCCGGATGATGACCCTCGCAGCTTCTCGCAGCAGTGGCACGTGCACTGCGCATACTGCGAGGGCGCATATGAACAGATCGGCTACCCGAAACTGAAGATCGACATACACAGGTCCTGGCTCTTCTTCCCATGGCACAGGTAGACATCCCTGTATTTCGGTTCGCGCCAAATTAATTAACGTGCTTGTCACTCCATGCATTGATGAACGTAACTTGACATAGGTTGTACCTCTATTTCTACGAGAGGATCCTTGGTAATCTCATCGACGACGACACCTTTGCACTGCCGTTTTGGAACTGGGACGCGCCCCACGGCATGACCCTCCCGGTTATGTACACCAGTGAGTCTTCGCCACTCTATGACTCTAAGCGTAACCCCGTGCACCTGCCACCGGCCATTGTCAACCTCGACTACAACCACAAAGACTACCACTCCGGGACCGACCACAAGATCACAacagaagacccgatcaatctgAACCTCAAGCTCATGTACCGTCAGGCAAGTATATGAAACAAAAACCTACGTATTAATGAGCTATAAACATCTCTTCAAATCTgcacactactactccctccgtcccataatataagacattttttaccagtggacggagggagtagtagttaacCTCCTTTGTAATTAAATAACACACAAAATATGTCTGTCAGATGATTGCTGGGGCCAAGAAGACTGAGCTATTCCTGGGGACGTCATACCGCGCTGGCGAAGAACCGCGAGGCCCAGGTACCATCGAGTGCGAGCCACACAACACAGTCCACGACTGGACCGGTGAGTCGAAGGAGCCCAGCGAAGACATGGGCAACTTGTACTCCGCGGCACGCGACCCGGTCTTCTTCGCGCACCACGGCAACGTCGACCGCATGTGGAATGTCTGGCGCTGCCTTGGCCacaccgacttcaccgacaccgacTGGCTTGACAGTAACTTTCTGTTTTACGACGAGGAGGCCCGCCTTGTCCGTGTCCACGTCCGTGACTGCCTCGACACGCTGGCCTTGCGCTACACTTACCAGGACGTCCCTCTGCCATGGTTGACCGCCAAACCAACCGAGGCAGGAGATACCAACACTCCGGTTACCCCGACCACAGGGGTTCTCCCGGCTGTCTTGGACGGGATTGTGCGGGTGGACGTGCCTAGGACCAAGGTCTCCAGGAGCCGCTTCcagaaggacgaggaggaggaggtgctgaTCGTTGAGGGGATCGAG harbors:
- the LOC119342991 gene encoding polyphenol oxidase, chloroplastic-like, coding for MESAKVQLSAMPSSLQALGLNLPLHRSKKASYILSCKATDGRRDVLLRLAGGVATAGLSELRGALAKPIQSPDFGNCQPIDDPDKVPQVKDTKCCPPKYDDRIPILDFKLPPLSSPLRVRPAAHLVDRNYLAKYERAVKLMKELPDDDPRSFSQQWHVHCAYCEGAYEQIGYPKLKIDIHRSWLFFPWHRLYLYFYERILGNLIDDDTFALPFWNWDAPHGMTLPVMYTSESSPLYDSKRNPVHLPPAIVNLDYNHKDYHSGTDHKITTEDPINLNLKLMYRQMIAGAKKTELFLGTSYRAGEEPRGPGTIECEPHNTVHDWTGESKEPSEDMGNLYSAARDPVFFAHHGNVDRMWNVWRCLGHTDFTDTDWLDSNFLFYDEEARLVRVHVRDCLDTLALRYTYQDVPLPWLTAKPTEAGDTNTPVTPTTGVLPAVLDGIVRVDVPRTKVSRSRFQKDEEEEVLIVEGIEIADSSKYVKFDVHVNAPQHEQLNAAHAQFAGSVVLLPHMSGQHEGKTKMSARFGISDLLDSIRADGDKKIIVSLVPRSAGEVVTVGAVHIGYIK